A region from the Sebastes umbrosus isolate fSebUmb1 chromosome 18, fSebUmb1.pri, whole genome shotgun sequence genome encodes:
- the LOC119477392 gene encoding sodium/bile acid cotransporter-like gives MTTCSTLLALVMMPLLLYIYCHGFNLQNTVPYVDILVALVSILIPCSIGILINYYRPQYAKTITKAGVIVLMISAVLVSILFIYTVGGFVLTVLSPPIMAIAALMPFIGYTFGYIISWLFRLNQSERRTVAMETGCQNGQLCFTILKLAFSPEVMGHLFLFPIVYLFFQVTEAGLLIMLFRCHQRFTLKEKKGSEPAVDAELAYLQH, from the exons ATGACGACCTGCTCCACGTTGCTGGCTCTGGTCATGATGCCTCTGCTGCTCTACATCTACTGTCACGGCTTCAACCTGCAGAACACCGTGCCCTACGTTGACATCCTTGTAGCGTTGGTCTCGATCCTCATACCCTGCAGTATCGGCATACTCATCAACTACTACAGGCCGCAGTACGCCAAGACCATCACAAAG GCAGGCGTCATTGTCCTGATGATTTCGGCGGTGCTGGTTAGCATCCTTTTCATCTATACAGTTGGAGGCTTCGTCCTGACTGTGCTGTCTCCTCCCATCATGGCCATCGCTGCTCTCATGCCCTTCATAGGCTACACCTTCGGATACATCATCTCCTGGCTCTTCAGACTCAACCAATC GGAGCGgaggaccgttgctatggaaacaGGCTGTCAGAACGGCCAGCTGTGCTTCACCATTCTGAAACTGGCGTTTTCCCCGGAGGTCATGGGCCATCTGTTCCTGTTCCCCATCGTCTACTTGTTCTTTCAGGTGACGGAGGCGGGGCTGCTCATCATGCTGTTCAGGTGTCACCAAAGGTTCActctcaaagaaaagaaag gtaGTGAGCCGGCAGTGGATGCTGAGCTGGCTTACCTACAACACTAA
- the LOC119477096 gene encoding sodium/bile acid cotransporter-like yields MRNMFQMMSGICIPNFMNIRSTLDFNAIGGAMEPAGENVSFVTDRKEGEGVDLVSERRGEKRREEQRNLWPNRLQLSCCSNMADLFSDPDLWQNQSVVFNMTAANTSSVYMFSPVADKAVNILMIIIMFITMVSMGCTVEVSKMKHHIVKPKGVAIAALSQYGIMPLTAFSLAKAFQLTDIMAVVILVCGCCPGGTLSNIFALALKGDMNLSILMTTCSTLLALVMMPLLLYIYCHGFNLQNSVPYVNIIISLVSILIPCSVGILINYYRPQYSKTITKVGLAFMMIAVVVIGTISSIAIGASILTVLSPPLMAIAALMPFIGCTFGYIISWLFRLNQSERRTVSMETGCQNTQLCSTILKLAFPSEVISPMFLFSIVYLFFQVMEAALLIVLFKCHQRFTLRERR; encoded by the exons atgaggaatatgtttcaaatgatgagtgggatatgcataccaaatttcatgaatatcagATCAACTTTAGATTTCAACGCgatagggggcgctatggagcccgcTGGCGAAAATGTGTCATTTGTGACTGACAGAAAAGAGGGTGAAGGAGTAGATTTAGTttcagagagaagaggagagaagaggagagaagagcagAGGAACCTCTGGCCCAACAG ATTACAACTCTCGTGCTGCTCCAACATGGCTGATCTGTTCTCTGATCCAGATTTATGGCAAAATCAAAGCGTCGTGTTCAACATGACGGCTGCTAACACCAGCTCCGTTTACATGTTTTCGCCGGTGGCGGACAAAGCCGTAAACATACTAATGATAATCATCATGTTCATCACCATGGTTTCAATGGGATGCACCGTGGAGGTGTCCAAGATGAAG CACCACATAGTGAAACCTAAAGGGGTGGCGATAGCAGCGCTGTCCCAGTATGGTATCATGCCTCTTACAGCCTTTTCCTTAGCTAAG GCGTTCCAGCTGACTGACATAATGGCTGTGGTGATTCTGGTCTGTGGCTGCTGTCCTGGAGGAACCCTCTCCAACATCTTTGCCCTGGCTCTGAAGGGCGACATGAACCTCAG CATTTTGATGACGACCTGCTCCACGTTGCTGGCTCTGGTCATGATGCCTCTGCTGCTCTACATCTACTGTCACGGCTTCAACCTGCAGAACTCCGTGCCCTACGTTAACATCATCATATCGCTGGTCTCGATCCTCATACCCTGCAGTGTCGGCATCCTCATCAACTACTACAGGCCGCAGTACTCAAAGACCATCACAAAG GTAGGCCTCGCTTTCATGATGATTGCCGTGGTGGTGATCGGCACCATTTCCAGCATTGCAATCGGAGCCTCCATCCTGACAGTGCTGTCTCCTCCCCTCATGGCCATCGCTGCTCTCATGCCCTTCATAGGCTGCACCTTCGGATACATCATCTCCTGGCTCTTCAGACTCAACCAATC GGAGCGGAGGACCGTTTCTATGGAAACAGGCTGTCAGAACACCCAGCTGTGCTCTACCATTCTGAAACTGGCGTTTCCTTCGGAGGTCATCAGCCCTATGTTCCTGTTCTCCATCGTCTACTTGTTCTTCCAGGTGATGGAGGCGGCGCTGCTCATCGTGCTGTTCAAGTGTCACCAAAGGTTCACTCTCAGAGAAAGAAGGTGA